CATCGACCGTGGTGGCCCCTACCTTGCCGAGCTGGAGGCCTTCGCCAGCGTCGCGCCGGACGATCCGTCCATCGCGGGCCTGCGCGAACATGCGGCCGTCGGCGTACCCTCGCGCGCCGATCTCGTGCGCGATTTCCAGCCGACGGCCGACGCCATCCTCGATGCCGTGCACCAGCCGGAAGGCGACCAGGGCATCTTCAACCGCCTGATGTCGAGCGCCGCCTCGGCGATCCGCGTGCGCCCTGTCGGCAGCATCGAGGGCGACACGCCCGAGGCGGTCGTCGCCCGCATCGAGAACAAGCTGCAGAACGGCGACTTCAAGGGCGCCGCGATCGAATGGCAGACCCTGCCGGAGCCGGGCAAGGCAGCGGCGGCGGACTACAAGCGCAAGCTGGATGCACGCGTCGGCGTCGAGGACCTGATCGGCGCCGCCGTTTCCGGCGCCCTCAACGGCCAGACCACCGCCACCGGCAACCAGGGCTGAGGAGAAGGCTTCATGTTTCGCATTCTGGTCTTCATCCTCTTCGTCCTTGCGCTTGCCGCGGGCTTTGCCTGGCTCGCCGACCGTCCGGGCGAGCTTTCCATCATCTGGCAGGGCCAGCGCGCCGACATGAGCCTGATGGTGGCCGCGACGCTCGTCGTCTCGCTGGTCGCCGCCGTCATGTTCTGCTGGTGGCTGGTGCGCGTCGTCTGGACCTCGCCGCATTCCATCCAGCGCTATTTCCGCGCCCGCAAGCGCGACCGGGGCTATCAGGCCCTGTCGACCGGGCTGATCGCCGCCGGCGCCGGCGACGCCGCCAATGCCCGCAAGATGCTGGGCCGCACCAAGGGCCTTCTCAGCGCCGACCAGGAACCGCTCATCCACCTGCTGGAAGCGCAGGCGGCGATGATCGAGGGGCGCTATGACGACGCCCGCAAGAAATTCGAGCTGATGGCCGACGATCCGGAAACGCGCGAACTCGGCCTGCGCGGCCTCTATCTCGAGGCCCGCCGCCTCGGCGCCAACGAGGCGGCCCGGCAATATGCCGAGCGCGCCGCCGAAAAGGCCCCGCAGCTTCCCTGGGCGACGGAAGCGGCCCTCGAATACCGCTCCGAGGCCGGCGACTGGGACGAGGCGCTGAAACTCCTCGGCGACGGCCGCTCCGGCTCGGCGGAAGAGAAGAAGACCTATGCCCGCCGCAAGGCCGTGCTCCTCACCGCCCGCGCCGTGGCAAAGCTCGACGCCGACCCGAAGGGCGCCCGCGAGGATGCCCACCAGGCCTTGAAGCTCGACGAGAATTTCGTGCCCGCCGGCCTCATCGAGGCCAAGGCGTATCTGCGCGAGGACAATCTTCGCAAGGCCGCCTCCATCCTCGAAAGGCTCTGGAAGGCGACGGCGCATGGCGACGTCGCGCGGCTCTATGTCCGCGCCCGCAGCGGCGATTCGGCGACGGATCGGTTGAAGCGGGCGGAAAAGCTGGAGGCGATGCGGCCGAACAATGCCGAGGCGCTCTATGCCGTCGCCGAGGCCGCGCTGGAGGCCCGCGACTTCGCCCGCGCCCGCGCCAAGGCCGAAGCCGCCGCGCGCCTCTCCCCGCGCGAAAGCGCCTTCCTGCTGCTGGCCGACATCGAGGATGCCGAGACCGGCGACCAGGGCCGCATCCGCCACTGGATGAACCAGGCGCTGAAGGCCCCGCGCGATCCGGCCTGGACCGCCGACGGCATCACCGCGCCGGAATGGCGCGCCGTCTCGCCCGTCACCGGCCGCCTCGACGCCTTCGAATGGAAGACCCCGGTCAGCGAATTGCAGGGGCCGGTCGAGGAAGGCTCGACTGATGCCGTCGACGAGGCCATCCGCACTCTGCCACCGCTCGCCATCGAGGCGAAGCCCGCCCGGATCGAACCGGAGGAAAGGGTCGAGAAGACCGAAACGGCGAGGCCGGTCGTTGTGGCCGCGGTGGCCGAACCCGCGCCGGTCAGGACCGTGACGCCGGAGAAGGCACCCGAGAAGACGCCAGAGAAAACACAAGTCGAGACGGTCGGCGGCATGGAGGAGGAACGCCCCTTCTACGGCCTGCCGGACGATCCGGGCGTCAAGGAAGGCGCGGTCGCCAGGCGCGACGGCACCAGCGGTTTCCGATTGTTCTGAGTACGGGAAACGGGGCTTAAATCGATGTTCGAACGCTTGCAGCATTTTCTTGCGAGCCTTTCCGGCGACGGCAAGCGCGCCTTCGCCGCCGACGATCCGCGGGTCGCCGTCATGGCGCTCTGCATCCAGGTCATGGAAGCCGACGGCAAGGTGCTGGCCGTCGAGAAGAAGGCGCTCCGCGCCCACTTCAAGGCGTTCTACGGCGTGGACGAGGCCGAGCTCGACGCGCTCGCCGCCGCCGGCGCCGATGCCGAGAGCGAGGCGATCGACTTCTTCCACTTCACCTCGGAACTGAAGCGCCAGCTTTCGGAAGAGCAGCGCGTCGCCCTCATCGGCCTCCTCTGGGAGATCGTCTATGCCGACGGCGAGCGCAGCGAAATGGAGGACCACGCCATCTGGCGCATCGCCGACCTTCTCGGCGTTTCCGGCCGCGAGCGCATCATGAAGCGGCAGGAAGTGGCCGGGCGGCACGGCGCGGCGAAGCACGAGGAGCCGGACGAAGGCTGAACCATGCCCGATCTCTCCACCGCACGGCCCCTGAAGCGGCCCATCCTCGTCGTGCTGCACCAGGAAAGCTCCAGCCCCGGCCGCGTCGGCCAGATCCTGCAGCGAATGGGCCATGCGCTGGATATCCGCCGCCCGGTGCTCGGCGATCCGCTGCCCGAGACGCTCGCCCACCATGCCGGCGCCGTCGTCTTCGGCGGGCCGATGAGCGCCAATGACGCCGAGCCCTATGTGCGCCGGGAGATCGACTGGCTCTCGGTGCCGCTCAGGGAGAACCGCCCCTTCCTCGGCATCTGCCTCGGCGCGCAGATGCTGGTGAAGAACCTCGGCGGCACGGTCTCGGGCCATGCGGACGGCTGGACGGAGATCGGCTGGTATCCCCTGAAGGCGACGACGGCCGGCACTGCGCTGATGGCCTGGCCGAGCATGGTCTACCAGTTCCACCGCGAGGGTTTCGACCTTCCCGCCGGCGCCACCCTGCTCGCCACCGGCCACCACTACGAGAACCAGGCCTTCCGTTACGGCG
The Shinella zoogloeoides DNA segment above includes these coding regions:
- a CDS encoding heme biosynthesis protein HemY; amino-acid sequence: MFRILVFILFVLALAAGFAWLADRPGELSIIWQGQRADMSLMVAATLVVSLVAAVMFCWWLVRVVWTSPHSIQRYFRARKRDRGYQALSTGLIAAGAGDAANARKMLGRTKGLLSADQEPLIHLLEAQAAMIEGRYDDARKKFELMADDPETRELGLRGLYLEARRLGANEAARQYAERAAEKAPQLPWATEAALEYRSEAGDWDEALKLLGDGRSGSAEEKKTYARRKAVLLTARAVAKLDADPKGAREDAHQALKLDENFVPAGLIEAKAYLREDNLRKAASILERLWKATAHGDVARLYVRARSGDSATDRLKRAEKLEAMRPNNAEALYAVAEAALEARDFARARAKAEAAARLSPRESAFLLLADIEDAETGDQGRIRHWMNQALKAPRDPAWTADGITAPEWRAVSPVTGRLDAFEWKTPVSELQGPVEEGSTDAVDEAIRTLPPLAIEAKPARIEPEERVEKTETARPVVVAAVAEPAPVRTVTPEKAPEKTPEKTQVETVGGMEEERPFYGLPDDPGVKEGAVARRDGTSGFRLF
- a CDS encoding glutamine amidotransferase, encoding MPDLSTARPLKRPILVVLHQESSSPGRVGQILQRMGHALDIRRPVLGDPLPETLAHHAGAVVFGGPMSANDAEPYVRREIDWLSVPLRENRPFLGICLGAQMLVKNLGGTVSGHADGWTEIGWYPLKATTAGTALMAWPSMVYQFHREGFDLPAGATLLATGHHYENQAFRYGDNAWGIQFHGELTLAMMHRWVVRGAHRFDLPGAQVGSLHLDGRLLHDAALRHWMASFLDRIFHEA
- a CDS encoding TerB family tellurite resistance protein, translated to MFERLQHFLASLSGDGKRAFAADDPRVAVMALCIQVMEADGKVLAVEKKALRAHFKAFYGVDEAELDALAAAGADAESEAIDFFHFTSELKRQLSEEQRVALIGLLWEIVYADGERSEMEDHAIWRIADLLGVSGRERIMKRQEVAGRHGAAKHEEPDEG